CACGCGCGCGGGCGGCGGTCGGCTGAGGAGCGCCCGGCGCGCGAGACGGGCCCGTGCGTCCCGTCGACCGTCTTGCCCCGGTGCGTACCAAGCTCCAGTTTTCGGCCGTGCCGAACGCCGTTCGGTAGTTACCACGCTCGTCGCTCGCCACCCCTACGGCCCCGTCCCCATGCCGACCTACAAGGCCCCGCTCGACGACGTCCGCTTCCTGCTCAATGACGTGCTCGCGGTCGACGAGCTCAGCCAGCTGCCCGGGTACGAGGAGGCGACGCCGGACCTCCTGCTCGCGGTGCTCGAGGAGGGCGGGAAGCTGTGCGAGGAGGTTCTCCAGCCCATCAACCAGACGGGCGACGCCGAGGGGTGCCGGATCGAGGACGGACAGGTACGCACGCCGAGGGGGTTCAAGGAGGCGTACGACGAATTCGTCCAGGGCGGCTGGCCGGCGATGACCGGCGACCCGGCCTACGGCGGCCAGGGCCTGCCACACCTCGCGCGCTTCATCTTCGACGAGTTCCTCTGCTCGGCCAACCTCTCGTTCTCGATGTACCCGGAGCTCGGCCACGGCGCGGCGATGACGCTTGAGAAGTGGGGCGACGACGAGCTGAAGGGGCGCTTCCTCGCGAAGATTACGGACGGGACGTGGGGCGGGACGATGTGCCTCACCGAGGCGCACGCGGGCACCGACCTCGGGATGATCCGCACGAAGGCCGTCCCCGCCGGCGACGGGGCGTACCAGATCACCGGGCAGAAGATCTTCATCTCGGCGGGCGACCACGACCTCACCGAGAACGTCTGCCACCTCGTGCTCGCCAAGCTGCCCGACGCGCCGGCCGGCACGCGCGGCATCTCGATGTTCCTCGTCCCGAAGTACCTGCCGACGGACGAGGGCGCGGTCGGCACGTACAACAGCGTCTCGTGCAGCTCCATCGAGCACAAGATGGGGATCAAGGCCAACGCGACGTGCGTGATCAACTTCGACGGCGCGAAGGGCTGGCTCGTCGGCGAGGCGAACAAGGGCATGCGCGCGATGTTCACGATGATGAACGGCGCGCGGTTAGGCGTCGGCATGCAGGGCCTCGGGCTCGCCGAGGTGAGCTACCAGAACGCCCTCGCCTACGCGAAGGACCGCCTGCAGGGACGCGCGCTCGCCGGGCCGAAGAACCCCGCCGGTGAGGCCGACCCGATCGTCGTCCACCCCGACGTGCGGCGCATGCTGCTGACGATGAAGGCGTACGTCGAGGGCGAGCGCGCGCTCGCCTACTGGGTCGGCAAGCTGATCGACGTCGAGGAAAAGCACCCCGACCCCGAGAAGAAGCAGGAAGCCGGCGACCTCGTCGCGCTCATGACGCCGGTGATCAAGGCGTATCTCACCGACACCGGGTTCGAGGTGACCAACCTCGGCCTGCAGTGCTACGGCGGCCACGGCTACGTGCGCGAGTGGGGGATGGAGCAGTTCGTCCGCGACGCGCGCATCGCGCAGATCTACGAGGGGACGAACGGGGTGCAGGCGATGGACCTCATCGGCCGCAAGGTGCCGGAGGGGAACGGCCGCATGATGCGCCGCTTCCTGAAGCTGGTGCAGGACGACGTGAGGGCGGGCGCCGCGGACGCCCGCGTCGCCGACCTCGCCAAACCGTTAGGCGAGGCGGTCCGCACGCTGCAGGAGTCGGTGATGCACGTGATGCAGGCGGCGATGAAGGATCCCGACGAGGCCGGCGCGGCCGCGGCCGACTTCCTGCGCCTGCTCGGCACGGTGGCGACCGGGTGGATGTGGCTCCGCATGGCGCGCGTCGCGCTCGACAAGATGCCGGCCGCGAACGGCGACGCCGGGTTCTACGACGCGAAGGTCAAGACCGCGCGCTTCTTCATGACCAAGCTGCTGCCGCAGGTCCAGTCGCTCGCCGCGACGATCCGCGCGGGCGCGGCGCCGGTGATGGAGCCGGTGCTCGACTTCGAGGGCGCGCTCGCCGGCGTGTGAGCGGGCCCGACGCGCAGGACGGGCCGCGGCGCCCGCCCGTCCTGCTGCTCGCCGTCGCTGCGGGCGTGGTCGTCGCCAACCTCTACTACAACCAGCCGCTGCTCGCGCGCATGGCGCGCGACTTCGGCGTCCCCGTGCGCGCGATCGCGCCCGTGGCGACGCTGACGCAGGTCGGCTACGCGCTCGGGCTGTTCGCGGTGGTGCCGCTGGCCGACGTGGCCGAGCGGCGACGCCTGCTGGTGCTGCTGATCGTCGGCGCGGCGGCGGCGCTCGCCGCCGCGGCCGTCGCACCCACCGCCGGCGCCCTCGCCGCAGCGAGCCTGGCGGTCGGGGTGCTCTCGGTCGCGCCGCAGGTCATCGTCCCCATTGCCGCCGACCTCGCCCCCGCCGCGGAGCGCGGGCGCGCGGTCGGGACGGTAATGAGCGGGCTGCTCGTCGGCATCCTCATGGCGCGGGTGGCGAGCGGGGCGTTAGGCGCGCGCCTCGGCTGGCGCGCGGTGTTCTGGACCGCCGCGGCGGGGATGGTCGTGCTCGCCGGCGTGTTGCGCGTTCGGCTCCCGGCGTCGCGCACGCGCGAGGCGCTGTCGTACCGTGCGCTGCTCGCCTCGCTGCCGGCCGTCGCACGGCGGTACCCGGCGCTCCGCGAATCGGCGGTCTTCGGCGCGCTCGCGTTCGCGAGTTTCTCGGTGTTCTGGACCGCGCTGCCGTTTCACCTCGCGGTACTCCCGGGGCACCTCGGCAGCGCCGCCGCAGGGGCGTTCGGGCTCGTCGGCGTCGCCGGGGCACTCGCGGCCTCGTTCGTGGGCCGGCGGAACGACCGCGGCGACCCGCGGCAGTCCATCGGAGCCGGGCTCGCGGCGACCGTCGCCGCGTGGCTCGCACTCGGACTGCTCGGGCGCTCGCTCGCCGGGCTGGTGGTCGGCGTGCTCCTGCTCGACCTCGGCGTGCAGGCGGCGCACATCAGCAATCAGGCGCGTATCTTCGCGCTCGACGACGCGTCGCGCGGGCGGATCAACGCGGTCTACATGGTGGCCTACTTCGCCGGCGGCGCGCTCGGCTCGGCGGCGAGCGCGACGGCCTGGGCGCGCGGCGGGTGGGCGGCGGTGAGCGGGGTAGGCGCGGCGTTCGCCGCGCTCGCGCTCGGCGTGTGGGTGGTGCGCCGGCCGGCCGTCGTGCCGGCCGGCGCGCCCGCCCGCTGACGCGTTAGGCGCTACGCCGCGCCGCCGGAGAGCTGCGAGCCGATCTGGGCGAGCCGGTCGGCGAGTTGGTTCAGACCGCCGCCGATCGGCCCGGCCCGGCCGGACACCGAGCGCGTCTGCTGACTGAGTTGGGTCATCAGCGGGCCGATCTCTGCGCCGCTCGGCGCGCCGCCGGTCAGCTGCTGGTGCAACGACGACAGGGTTCCCGAGATCGCCTCCGTTCCGGGCAGGCCCTGGAGGGCGGTACGCACCTGCGCGATTGCGTTCGCGCCTTCCTTCGGATCGAGGCTCGTCAGCGCCTGTGTCACGGTGCTCACGAGACCGGAGACGCCCGACCCCATACCGGTCATCCCGGAACCCACTCCACTGGTTTCTGCCATGTGATGCTCCAACGAGTCTGGTGAGGCGGATCCGCGTCCGTATGCGGATGGTGTTCGTGGATCCGAGTCGCGAATGTTCGGGCGCGCATTCCGGTTCCGTCCGGCCGCGCGTTCGTCCGTGCCGTTCGCTACCGTTCGGCCACTCCGAGGCGCTGCCGGACGGCGTGGCGGCGCGGAGTACCACGTCCACGTCTCGGTCATGCATCGCTTTCGTCGGACCGCGCGCGCCGCGCGGCACGCGCTCGTCGGCCTGCTCGCGGGGGGCGCTCTCGTCATCGCGCCATCGCGTGGCACGGCACAGCCCGCCGGTCACCATGTCACCGACGTGCCCAACGCGGACCGCTGGTGGCGCGAGGGCGCGTTCTACCAGGTGTACCCGCGCTCCTTCCAGGACAGCAACGGCGACGGAGTCGGTGATCTGAAAGGCGTGACCGGGCGGCTCGACTACTTGCAGTGGCTGGGCGTCGACGCGATCTGGATCTCGCCGTTCTTCCGGTCACCGCAGCGCGACTTCGGCTATGACGTGAGCGACTACACGGCGGTCGACCCGCGCTTCGGCACGCTGGCCGACTTCGACTCGCTCGCGCGCGCGGCGCACGCGCGCGGATTGCACGTGATCCTCGACTTCGTGGCGAACCACACCTCGGACCAGCACGCGTGGTTCGCCGACTCGCGCGCGTCGCGCACGTCGGCCAAGCGCGACTGGTACGTCTGGCGCGACCCCGCGCCCGGGGGCGGGCCGCCCAACAACTGGCGCTCGGTGTTCGGCGGGAGTGCGTGGACGCTCGACTCGGCGAGCGGTCAGTACTACTTCCACCAGTTCCTGCGCGAACAGCCGGACCTCAACTGGCGCAACCCCGCGGTACGGCGCGCGATGTACGACGTGATGCGGTTCTGGCTCGACCGCGGCGCCGACGGCTTCCGGCTCGACGCCTTCCCGCACACGATCGAGGACTCCCTGTTCCGCGACAATCCGGTCGCGAAGCATCCGGACACGGGGCACGGCGACTACGACCTGCTCGAGCCACTCTACACGACGCACCGCCCCGAGAACTTCGCGATCCTCTGCGAGATGCGACGCGTGATGGACGCGTACACGACGCGCGGCGGGCGGCCGAGCGCGCGCATCCTGTTACCCGAGGTCTTCACCACGCCGCAGAAGCTGACGGCGTACTACGGCGAGCGGGGCTGCGGCGCGCAGCTGCCGTCCAACTACGCGCTCTCGGGCGTGACCTGGGCCGCCGACACCGTGTACGCGCGGGTGACGGCGTACGAAGGCGCACTCGCGCCGTGGCAGGCGCGGAACTGGGCGCTCGGCAACCACGACAGCAAGCGGCTCGCGACGCGACTTGGGCCCGCGGCGGCGCGCGCCGCGGCGGTCCTCCTGCTCACGCTCCGCGGCACGCCGACCATCTACTACGGCGACGAGATCGGGATGCACAACGTCCCGATCCCGCCCGAGCTCGTGCAGGACCCGGCCGAGAAGCAGCAGCCCGGGATCGGTGTTGGGCGCGATCCAGAGCGCACGCCGATGCAGTGGGAGAGTGGGCCGGAGGCGGGGTTCACGACCGGTACGCCATGGCTGCCGATCGCGACGGATGCGAACACGGTCAACGTCGCCGCCGAGCGGCGAGAGGCGGAGTCGATGCTGGCGCTGTATCACGACCTGCTCGCCCTGCGGCGCGGAGAGCCGGCGCTCGCGCGCGGGACGTTTCGCATGCTGCCGCGACAGGGTGCCGTACTCGCGTACATCCGTGAGGTCGCCGGGCGCGACCGATTTCTCATCGTCGTCAACTTCGCGAACGCGCCGGGCAGGTACACGGTCGACGCCCGCGAGCGGACGCGACTTGGCCCCGACCGGACCACCGCAACGGTCGTGGCCGGCACGAACAGCCGGGCGATCGAGGCAAGCGTCGATCGCGTCTCGCTGCGGCCGAACGAGGCGGTCGTGCTGCGGATCCCGGCGGCGCGGCGCTGACGAGCGGAGCGGCGGCGTTCAGCGCAGCAGATCTGGCGGGAGTCGGCGCAGCCAACCCGCGCTCAACACCCCCCACAACCCGATGAGGATGGCCTCGGCCGCGTCGTGGCGCAGCGACGTCGGCCGCGGTCCGTCGGCCCAGGCGATCACGCGGCGCGCGAGCCGGTCGGCGACGGCCTTCATCTGTGGCCCGGTGCCGTGTTCGCGTGGGAGGAGGAACAGCGGTCGCCACACCTCGGCCGCGACGACCTGCACGTCGAGCGCTCGGCGTTCCCCTTCGGTCGCCCACGGTGTGACGAGCGGGCCGCCGCCCTCGACCACGAGGCGTGAGAGGTCGAGCGGGTCGGAGAGGAGGGCGGGGACGGCGCGGCGCATGCGCGGCGCCGCGCCGAAGTTCTGCGACCGGTACCAGCGCAGCCGGCCGTCGTCGCCCCAGCAGGCGAACCCCGCGCGGACGCCGAGGTCGACGGCAAGGAGGGCGGCCACGTGCGGGCGAGGTTGCACGCGTCGTGCGCGCCGGGTGTGCGTCGCGCGCGCTCCGGACACGTGGCGTTCGTCACAATCGTCATACAAACGGATCTTTGCGCAGTCGACCCTGTGATCTGCGCCACACGCCGAATATCGCGCGTACGGCATCGTCCGTCGTCGGCGGCCGACACGGACGTTGGCCGCCGCGGTTCACTTTACGGACCCACTTCCATGCGTCACCTCTCCGCTGCCGCGCTCGCCGCGGCCCTCGTCGTGAGCGCGGCTCCTCTCGCCGCGCAGCCGCCCGCGCCGACCCGTCCCGACACGACGCGCCGCGACACGACGCGTACCGACTCGACGCGGATGCCGCGGCGCATGCCGGGTGACAGCACGCGCCGCGACACGTCGTCGACCCCGCGGCCGTCGTCGCCGCCGCACCGCTGAGGTCCCGCGCGCCGGTCGGCGTTCAGCGCGTTCCGACCGGCGCCCCACCCGGCGCGGCCCAGCCAACCGGGTGGCCGGCGTTCTGCCGGTCCAGCCACACCTTGAGTGGCGCGAAGTACTCGAGCATGGCGCCGGCGTCCATGTCGCGCTCGCCGGTCATCGCGTAGAGCGTCTCCTGCCACGGGCGGCTCTCCCCGGCTTCGAGCATGCGCGCGAGTCGCGCCCCGGCCTCCTTGCTGCCGTAGAACGAACACCGGTAGAGCGGCCCGGTCTGCCCGGCCGCGCGGCACATCGCGCGGTAGAACTGAAATTGAAGCACGCGCGCCAGGAAGTAGCGCGTGTACGGCGTGTTGGCCGGCACGTGGAACTTGGCGCCCGGATCGAAGTCGGCCTCGGTGCGGGCGACCGGCGGGGCGACGCCCTGGTACCGGGCGCGCAGATCCCACCACGCGCGGTTGTAGTTCGCGGGCGTGACCTCGCCGCTGAACACCTTCCAGCGCCACTGGTCGATGAGCAGCCCGAACGGCAGGAACGCGACCTTGTCGAGCGCCTGCCGCAGGAGCGCGCCCGTGTCCGCCGCCGCGCTCGGCGCCGCGCCCGGCGCGAGGAGCCCGATCCGCGTCAGGTAGTCCGGCGTGATCGAGAGCGCGACCGCGTCGCCGATCGCCTCGTGGAAGCCGTCGTTCGCGCCGTTCTCGAAAAGGAACGGCTGGCCGCTGTACGCGCGCTGGTAGAAGTTGTGGCCGAGTTCGTGATGCATGGTCACAAAGTCCTCGCCCGTGGCCTCGGCGCACATCTTGATGCGCACGTCGTTCTTGCTGTCGACGTCCCACGCGCTCGCGTGGCAGACGACCTCGCGGTCGCGCGGCTTGACGATCATCGACCGCTCCCAAAACGTCGCCGGCAGCGGCGCGAAGCCGAGCGAGGTGAAGAAGCCCTCAGCCGTGCGCATCATCCGGCGCTGGTCGTAGCCCCGCGCCTTGAGGAGCGCCGTCACGTCGGCGGACGGCGCGCCCGCGGGCGGCGCGACGAGTGGGTACACGTTCCCCCACTCCTGCGCCCACATGTTGCCGAGGAGGTGCGCCGGGATCATCCCGTCCTTCGGGACGACGGCCTCGCCGTACTGCTGGTTGAGGCGCGTGCGCACGTACGCGTGTAGCGACACGTAGAGCGGCCGCACCTGCTGCCAGAGCCGCTCCAATTCGGCGGAGAACTGCTCCGGCGGCATGTCGTAACTCGCGCGCCACATCGCGCCGGCGTCGCGGAAGCCGAGCTCGCGCGCGCCCTCGTTCGAGAGGGCGACGAACCGCTCGTACCGCGGGCGCATTGGGCGGGCGACGGCATGCCA
The Gemmatimonadetes bacterium T265 genome window above contains:
- a CDS encoding MFS transporter, with the protein product MSGPDAQDGPRRPPVLLLAVAAGVVVANLYYNQPLLARMARDFGVPVRAIAPVATLTQVGYALGLFAVVPLADVAERRRLLVLLIVGAAAALAAAAVAPTAGALAAASLAVGVLSVAPQVIVPIAADLAPAAERGRAVGTVMSGLLVGILMARVASGALGARLGWRAVFWTAAAGMVVLAGVLRVRLPASRTREALSYRALLASLPAVARRYPALRESAVFGALAFASFSVFWTALPFHLAVLPGHLGSAAAGAFGLVGVAGALAASFVGRRNDRGDPRQSIGAGLAATVAAWLALGLLGRSLAGLVVGVLLLDLGVQAAHISNQARIFALDDASRGRINAVYMVAYFAGGALGSAASATAWARGGWAAVSGVGAAFAALALGVWVVRRPAVVPAGAPAR
- a CDS encoding alpha-amylase, with product MHRFRRTARAARHALVGLLAGGALVIAPSRGTAQPAGHHVTDVPNADRWWREGAFYQVYPRSFQDSNGDGVGDLKGVTGRLDYLQWLGVDAIWISPFFRSPQRDFGYDVSDYTAVDPRFGTLADFDSLARAAHARGLHVILDFVANHTSDQHAWFADSRASRTSAKRDWYVWRDPAPGGGPPNNWRSVFGGSAWTLDSASGQYYFHQFLREQPDLNWRNPAVRRAMYDVMRFWLDRGADGFRLDAFPHTIEDSLFRDNPVAKHPDTGHGDYDLLEPLYTTHRPENFAILCEMRRVMDAYTTRGGRPSARILLPEVFTTPQKLTAYYGERGCGAQLPSNYALSGVTWAADTVYARVTAYEGALAPWQARNWALGNHDSKRLATRLGPAAARAAAVLLLTLRGTPTIYYGDEIGMHNVPIPPELVQDPAEKQQPGIGVGRDPERTPMQWESGPEAGFTTGTPWLPIATDANTVNVAAERREAESMLALYHDLLALRRGEPALARGTFRMLPRQGAVLAYIREVAGRDRFLIVVNFANAPGRYTVDARERTRLGPDRTTATVVAGTNSRAIEASVDRVSLRPNEAVVLRIPAARR
- a CDS encoding angiotensin-converting enzyme: MPRSRVAFLSAVATAAALTAAPLRAQSSGGGAAARAFVDSAESQLAALTVKANRAQWVAATFITDDTEQLSADATERVDVATQQLALAARRFDGVALPADVRRKLTLLKLLLVAPPPSDPAKATELTRLGVGLEAEYGRGAYCRRGALGQPATAAGDSTCYEINALSRALAESHDPAVLLDAWQGWHAVARPMRPRYERFVALSNEGARELGFRDAGAMWRASYDMPPEQFSAELERLWQQVRPLYVSLHAYVRTRLNQQYGEAVVPKDGMIPAHLLGNMWAQEWGNVYPLVAPPAGAPSADVTALLKARGYDQRRMMRTAEGFFTSLGFAPLPATFWERSMIVKPRDREVVCHASAWDVDSKNDVRIKMCAEATGEDFVTMHHELGHNFYQRAYSGQPFLFENGANDGFHEAIGDAVALSITPDYLTRIGLLAPGAAPSAAADTGALLRQALDKVAFLPFGLLIDQWRWKVFSGEVTPANYNRAWWDLRARYQGVAPPVARTEADFDPGAKFHVPANTPYTRYFLARVLQFQFYRAMCRAAGQTGPLYRCSFYGSKEAGARLARMLEAGESRPWQETLYAMTGERDMDAGAMLEYFAPLKVWLDRQNAGHPVGWAAPGGAPVGTR
- a CDS encoding acyl-CoA dehydrogenase gives rise to the protein MPTYKAPLDDVRFLLNDVLAVDELSQLPGYEEATPDLLLAVLEEGGKLCEEVLQPINQTGDAEGCRIEDGQVRTPRGFKEAYDEFVQGGWPAMTGDPAYGGQGLPHLARFIFDEFLCSANLSFSMYPELGHGAAMTLEKWGDDELKGRFLAKITDGTWGGTMCLTEAHAGTDLGMIRTKAVPAGDGAYQITGQKIFISAGDHDLTENVCHLVLAKLPDAPAGTRGISMFLVPKYLPTDEGAVGTYNSVSCSSIEHKMGIKANATCVINFDGAKGWLVGEANKGMRAMFTMMNGARLGVGMQGLGLAEVSYQNALAYAKDRLQGRALAGPKNPAGEADPIVVHPDVRRMLLTMKAYVEGERALAYWVGKLIDVEEKHPDPEKKQEAGDLVALMTPVIKAYLTDTGFEVTNLGLQCYGGHGYVREWGMEQFVRDARIAQIYEGTNGVQAMDLIGRKVPEGNGRMMRRFLKLVQDDVRAGAADARVADLAKPLGEAVRTLQESVMHVMQAAMKDPDEAGAAAADFLRLLGTVATGWMWLRMARVALDKMPAANGDAGFYDAKVKTARFFMTKLLPQVQSLAATIRAGAAPVMEPVLDFEGALAGV